The Ananas comosus cultivar F153 linkage group 7, ASM154086v1, whole genome shotgun sequence genome has a window encoding:
- the LOC109712365 gene encoding receptor-like serine/threonine-protein kinase SD1-8 isoform X2, which translates to MRTRPCPLLLHFLLPLLIFFISPSIAADSLTPATSIAANQTLVSAGGAYKLGFFTPPGSSNTFLGMWYNNIPVQTVVWVANRANPIVNSTGVLTLDPTGVLFLADRLGNVVWNSSSGSSNITNPTAQLLDSGNLVLRGESSSNATEEIVWQSFDHPTDTLFAGMKLGYKFKTGLNRYINSWLNTNDPSPGEYSFKMDPRGVPEFYLYQWSTRIYASGPWNGEEFTGVPDLKSNDMLKFLFVSNPDEAYYTYEIENSSIISRFVMNSSGLLQRYVWINSTQSWSVFWSDPKDDCDDYRACGPYGVCNVDDSPICNCLPGFEPRFPQEWNLRDGSGGCVRKTQLSCAGDGFLPYQNVKLPESTNATVNMSLSLEECKQSCLQNCSCKAYATANVSGGGSGCIIWTDDLFDMRQFDQFGQNLYVRLAAADIPNLNATSSGGDSNNNKLAIILPTISGVLLLGACGFFIWKKKKAKNQSEIVSFPPNVGNRPISVRVKNQVGKDSTQDHSLEDETSTHEDLDLPTFDLGVILDATDSFALANKIGEGGFGPVYMGKLEDGQDIAVKRLSRRSSQGIDEFKNEVKLIAKLQHRNLVRLLGCCIHGEERMLIYEFMHNRSLNTFIFDEEKRAQLSWEKRFEIILGIARGLLYLHQDSRFRIIHRDLKASNILLDREMTPKISDFGIARIFGADQTDAYTRKRLYVS; encoded by the exons ATGAGGACACGGCCATGCCCACTTCTCCTCCATTTTTTGCTTCCtcttctcatcttcttcatctctccCTCGATTGCCGCGGATTCGCTAACTCCGGCCACGTCAATCGCCGCGAACCAGACGCTGGTCTCGGCCGGCGGAGCCTACAAGCTCGGCTTCTTCACTCCACCCGGCTCTTCCAACACTTTCTTAGGCATGTGGTACAATAACATCCCGGTACAAACCGTTGTGTGGGTCGCAAACCGCGCGAACCCGATCGTGAACTCGACCGGAGTCCTCACTCTCGACCCGACCGGCGTTCTTTTCCTGGCCGATCGGCTCGGCAACGTGGTTTGGAATTCCAGCTCGGGATCATCGAATATAACCAATCCAACAGCTCAGCTCTTAGACTCGGGAAATCTTGTATTGAGAGGAGAATCAAGTAGTAATGCTACGGAGGAGATTGTATGGCAAAGTTTCGACCACCCGACGGACACGTTGTTTGCAGGAATGAAGCTCGGTTACAAATTCAAAACCGGGTTGAATCGGTACATAAACTCGTGGTTGAACACAAATGATCCTTCTCCAGGAGAGTACTCATTCAAGATGGATCCTCGCGGCGTGCCGGAGTTCTACTTGTATCAGTGGTCCACGAGGATTTACGCGAGTGGCCCGTGGAACGGCGAGGAGTTCACCGGAGTTCCCGACCTCAAGTCGAATGATATGCTCAAGTTTCTGTTTGTGTCCAACCCAGATGAGGCCTACTACACGTATGAGATCGAGAACAGCTCAATCATTTCGCGGTTCGTGATGAACTCTTCCGGGCTGTTGCAGCGGTATGTGTGGATCAATTCAACACAAAGCTGGAGTGTGTTCTGGTCTGACCCGAAGGACGATTGCGACGACTATCGGGCCTGCGGTCCGTACGGCGTATGCAATGTGGACGACTCGCCGATCTGCAACTGTTTGCCCGGGTTCGAGCCGAGGTTCCCGCAGGAGTGGAATCTGAGGGACGGGTCAGGAGGGTGCGTGAGGAAGACTCAGTTGAGCTGCGCTGGGGACGGGTTTCTGCCGTATCAGAATGTGAAGCTGCCGGAGTCGACGAATGCGACGGTGAACATGAGCTTGAGTCTTGAGGAGTGCAAGCAGAGTTGCCTGCAGAATTGCTCCTGCAAGGCTTATGCTACTGCAAATGTCAGTGGGGGAGGAAGTGGGTGCATAATTTGGACCGACGATTTGTTCGACATGCGACAGTTTGATCAATTCGGGCAAAATCTTTACGTCCGGCTCGCGGCGGCTGATATTC CTAATCTGAACGCAACTTCCAGTGGTGGGGACTCCAACAACAACAAACTTGCAATTATCCTTCCGACGATTTCCGGGGTGCTTCTATTAGGagcttgtggattttttatctggaaaaagaagaaggcgAAGAATCAAAGCGAAATAGTATCGTTTCCGCCAAATGTTGGAAACAGGCCTATTTCTGTCAGAGTCAAGAATCAAGTTGGGAAGGACTCAACACAAGATCATAGCTTAGAAGATGAAACAAGTACTCACGAAGATCTCGACCTTCCAACATTCGATCTAGGGGTGATATTGGATGCTACGGACAGTTTCGCATTGGCTAATAAGATTGGAGAGGGCGGATTCGGCCCTGTTTACATG GGAAAGCTTGAAGATGGACAGGATATAGCTGTAAAAAGGCTCTCGAGGAGATCGTCGCAGGGCATTGACGAGTTCAAAAATGAGGTCAAGTTGATTGCTAAGCTTCAGCATCGAAATCTCGTGCGCCTTTTGGGTTGCTGCATTCATGGAGAAGAGAGGATGTTGATCTACGAATTCATGCACAATCGAAGCTTAAACACCTTTATATTCG ATGAAGAAAAGCGCGCGCAATTGAGCTGGGAAAAGCGCTTTGAGATAATTTTGGGGATAGCGCGGGGATTACTGTATCTTCATCAAGATTCAAGATTCAGAATAATACACAGGGATCTAAAAGCGAGCAATATATTGCTAGATAGAGAGATGACACCGAAAATATCGGACTTCGGAATTGCGAGAATATTTGGAGCCGATCAAACCGATGCGTACACCAGGAAG CGGTTATATGTCTCCTGA
- the LOC109712370 gene encoding G-type lectin S-receptor-like serine/threonine-protein kinase At4g27290 isoform X1: protein MSAKRSTRNSLVLPLIFLSPFLFHYSYGSDSLFPGQSIRDGETLISAHGIYELGFFSPGDSTKRYVGIWYHKLPILTVVWVGNRENPISDSSGYITMDEQGNLKIMDGKGTSFLLGANNRSTNITSATLLDSGNLVLREMSSSGNDIVWQSFDHPTDNQLPGMKLTLSTSSISWRSTSDPRPGNFSFGIDPNGTDQLFLWNRTEVIWSVAVLNGVNFSLVQDATVTLPGDLDGYTFIHHWGSGYYYYTLADSSIITRGFTDHEGRHKQLAWLDGEENWVTFLVKPNEHPCEVPSSCGVNGLCSNDSSVMCTCLFGFEPNVNKHWDSRDYSDGCIRKVQSECMSNGDGFLKLRNIKLPIFSSKDRNLSLGIDDCKAWCTKNCSCNAYTSAYLNRTGCSFWFGDLYGLQAGADEVQDLFVRLAASELKKHSGNLKSCELALINIGIALCILGAFLCGCKWRKAKVRHRKEENDFDCSSCSFATIAACTNQFSDVNKIGEGGFGPVYKGFLEGQSVAVKRLSSSSGQGLEEFANEITLIAKLQHRNLVRLLGYCIQKEEKILIYEYMPNKSLDYYIFDSTKGAELDWEKRFHIVEGIAQGLLYLHNYSRLKVIHWDLKSSNILLDSEMNPKISDFGLARTFGQNENQANTKRVMGTYGYMSPEYAMNGLFSVKSDVFSFGVILLEIITGLRSTDYCHQDGSENLLAHSWELWREGRCSELANPTIGDMHPFDEVQTCIQVALLCVQDIAADRPTMSDVVSMLRCEISSLPIPKKPAFLPARSVGREDFRKHEIHSLNNLTMSIIECR, encoded by the exons ATGAGCGCCAAAAGAAGCACCCGTAATTCTCTAGTTCTCCCTCTCATCTTTCTGTCACCCTTCTTGTTTCACTATTCTTATGGTTCAGACTCTCTCTTCCCGGGCCAATCAATCCGGGATGGTGAAACCTTAATCTCTGCTCACGGGATTTATGAGTTGGGTTTCTTCAGTCCTGGCGATTCAACCAAGCGCTATGTCGGAATATGGTATCACAAGCTCCCTATCCTGACGGTGGTGTGGGTTGGCAATAGAGAAAACCCCATCTCGGATTCTTCTGGATATATTACCATGGATGAACAAGGAAACTTAAAGATCATGGATGGTAAAGGAACATCCTTTCTTCTGGGAGCAAATAATAGAAGCACCAACATCACAAGTGCTACCCTTTTAGACTCTGGTAATCTCGTTCTACGAGAGATGAGTTCTTCTGGAAATGATATAGTATGGCAGAGCTTTGACCATCCGACAGATAACCAACTTCCAGGTATGAAGCTTACTTTAAGCACCAGCAGCATTTCTTGGAGAAGCACTTCCGATCCCAGACCAGGAAACTTCTCCTTTGGAATTGACCCAAATGGCACAGATCAGCTCTTTTTATGGAATAGGACAGAGGTTATATGGAGCGTTGCAGTTTTGAATGGAGTGAACTTCAGCTTGGTGCAGGATGCAACCGTCACTCTCCCAGGTGATTTAGATGGCTATACTTTTATCCATCATTGGGGGAGTGGCTATTATTACTATACTCTTGCTGATAGTTCAATTATCACAAGGGGATTTACTGACCATGAAGGGCGACACAAGCAATTGGCTTGGTTGGATGGTGAGGAAAATTGGGTGACCTTTTTGGTTAAACCCAATGAGCATCCTTGTGAGGTCCCTAGCAGTTGCGGAGTTAATGGTCTATGTAGTAACGACTCATCGGTCATGTGTACTTGCTTATTCGGGTTTGAGCCCAATGTTAATAAACATTGGGACTCTCGAGATTATTCAGATGGGTGCATAAGAAAAGTACAATCAGAATGCATGAGTAATGGGGATGGATTCTTAAAGCTGAGGAATATAAAGCTGCCTATTTTCTCCTCAAAGGATCGAAATTTGAGTCTAGGTATTGATGACTGTAAAGCCTGGTGTACTAAGAATTGTTCATGTAATGCTTATACTTCAGCATATCTGAATAGGACCGGGTGTTCATTTTGGTTTGGGGACCTTTATGGCCTCCAAGCTGGTGCTGATGAAGTGCAAGATCTCTTCGTGCGGCTGGCGGCTTCAGAGCTAAAGAAACATTCAG GTAATTTGAAGAGTTGTGAACTAGCATTAATCAATATTGGAATTGCACTGTGTATCTTGGGTGCTTTTTTATGTGGCTGTAAATGGAGAAAGGCGAAAG TTCGTCAcaggaaagaggaaaatgacTTCGATTGCTCTTCCTGTAGTTTTGCAACCATAGCAGCTTGCACAAACCAGTTCTCTGATGTAAATAAGATCGGAGAGGGCGGATTTGGTCCAGTTTACAAG GGTTTCTTGGAGGGCCAGTCAGTTGCGGTAAAGAGGTTGTCAAGTAGTTCAGGGCAAGGGCTCGAAGAATTTGCAAATGAGATCACACTTATCGCCAAGCTCCAGCACAGGAATCTCGTCAGGCTCCTTGGTTACTGCattcaaaaagaagagaaaatattgATATATGAATATATGCCCAACAAAAGCTTGGATTATTATATATTTG ATTCAACCAAAGGAGCAGAATTAGACTGGGAAAAGCGCTTTCACATTGTGGAAGGAATTGCACAAGGGCTCCTCTATCTTCATAATTATTCTAGGTTAAAGGTCATCCACTGGGATCTCAAATCTAGTAACATCCTTTTGGACAGCGAAATGAACCCGAAAATATCGGACTTTGGCTTGGCTAGGACTTTTGGGCAGAATGAAAACCAAGCTAATACAAAAAGGGTCATGGGAACTTA TGGATACATGTCTCCTGAATATGCGATGAATGGTCTCTTCTCGGTGAAATCTGATGTTTTTAGCTTTGGAGTGATACTTTTAGAGATCATCACCGGGCTAAGGAGCACGGACTATTGCCATCAAGATGGCTCTGAAAATCTTCTTGCACAT AGTTGGGAGCTTTGGAGAGAAGGGAGATGCTCGGAACTGGCAAACCCCACAATAGGGGATATGCATCCTTTTGACGAAGTTCAAACGTGCATTCAGGTAGCACTCCTTTGCGTGCAAGATATAGCGGCAGATCGGCCCACCATGTCTGATGTTGTTTCGATGCTGAGATGCGAGATTTCGTCCCTACCAATCCCTAAAAAGCCTGCATTTTTGCCTGCAAGATCTGTGGGACGAGAAGATTTTCGCAAGCATGAGATTCATTCACTCAACAATCTTACGATGTCCATCATAGAATGCCGATAG
- the LOC109712370 gene encoding G-type lectin S-receptor-like serine/threonine-protein kinase At4g27290 isoform X2 — protein sequence MSAKRSTRNSLVLPLIFLSPFLFHYSYGSDSLFPGQSIRDGETLISAHGIYELGFFSPGDSTKRYVGIWYHKLPILTVVWVGNRENPISDSSGYITMDEQGNLKIMDGKGTSFLLGANNRSTNITSATLLDSGNLVLREMSSSGNDIVWQSFDHPTDNQLPGMKLTLSTSSISWRSTSDPRPGNFSFGIDPNGTDQLFLWNRTEVIWSVAVLNGVNFSLVQDATVTLPGDLDGYTFIHHWGSGYYYYTLADSSIITRGFTDHEGRHKQLAWLDGEENWVTFLVKPNEHPCEVPSSCGVNGLCSNDSSVMCTCLFGFEPNVNKHWDSRDYSDGCIRKVQSECMSNGDGFLKLRNIKLPIFSSKDRNLSLGIDDCKAWCTKNCSCNAYTSAYLNRTGCSFWFGDLYGLQAGADEVQDLFVRLAASELKKHSGNLKSCELALINIGIALCILGAFLCGCKWRKAKALQGFLEGQSVAVKRLSSSSGQGLEEFANEITLIAKLQHRNLVRLLGYCIQKEEKILIYEYMPNKSLDYYIFDSTKGAELDWEKRFHIVEGIAQGLLYLHNYSRLKVIHWDLKSSNILLDSEMNPKISDFGLARTFGQNENQANTKRVMGTYGYMSPEYAMNGLFSVKSDVFSFGVILLEIITGLRSTDYCHQDGSENLLAHSWELWREGRCSELANPTIGDMHPFDEVQTCIQVALLCVQDIAADRPTMSDVVSMLRCEISSLPIPKKPAFLPARSVGREDFRKHEIHSLNNLTMSIIECR from the exons ATGAGCGCCAAAAGAAGCACCCGTAATTCTCTAGTTCTCCCTCTCATCTTTCTGTCACCCTTCTTGTTTCACTATTCTTATGGTTCAGACTCTCTCTTCCCGGGCCAATCAATCCGGGATGGTGAAACCTTAATCTCTGCTCACGGGATTTATGAGTTGGGTTTCTTCAGTCCTGGCGATTCAACCAAGCGCTATGTCGGAATATGGTATCACAAGCTCCCTATCCTGACGGTGGTGTGGGTTGGCAATAGAGAAAACCCCATCTCGGATTCTTCTGGATATATTACCATGGATGAACAAGGAAACTTAAAGATCATGGATGGTAAAGGAACATCCTTTCTTCTGGGAGCAAATAATAGAAGCACCAACATCACAAGTGCTACCCTTTTAGACTCTGGTAATCTCGTTCTACGAGAGATGAGTTCTTCTGGAAATGATATAGTATGGCAGAGCTTTGACCATCCGACAGATAACCAACTTCCAGGTATGAAGCTTACTTTAAGCACCAGCAGCATTTCTTGGAGAAGCACTTCCGATCCCAGACCAGGAAACTTCTCCTTTGGAATTGACCCAAATGGCACAGATCAGCTCTTTTTATGGAATAGGACAGAGGTTATATGGAGCGTTGCAGTTTTGAATGGAGTGAACTTCAGCTTGGTGCAGGATGCAACCGTCACTCTCCCAGGTGATTTAGATGGCTATACTTTTATCCATCATTGGGGGAGTGGCTATTATTACTATACTCTTGCTGATAGTTCAATTATCACAAGGGGATTTACTGACCATGAAGGGCGACACAAGCAATTGGCTTGGTTGGATGGTGAGGAAAATTGGGTGACCTTTTTGGTTAAACCCAATGAGCATCCTTGTGAGGTCCCTAGCAGTTGCGGAGTTAATGGTCTATGTAGTAACGACTCATCGGTCATGTGTACTTGCTTATTCGGGTTTGAGCCCAATGTTAATAAACATTGGGACTCTCGAGATTATTCAGATGGGTGCATAAGAAAAGTACAATCAGAATGCATGAGTAATGGGGATGGATTCTTAAAGCTGAGGAATATAAAGCTGCCTATTTTCTCCTCAAAGGATCGAAATTTGAGTCTAGGTATTGATGACTGTAAAGCCTGGTGTACTAAGAATTGTTCATGTAATGCTTATACTTCAGCATATCTGAATAGGACCGGGTGTTCATTTTGGTTTGGGGACCTTTATGGCCTCCAAGCTGGTGCTGATGAAGTGCAAGATCTCTTCGTGCGGCTGGCGGCTTCAGAGCTAAAGAAACATTCAG GTAATTTGAAGAGTTGTGAACTAGCATTAATCAATATTGGAATTGCACTGTGTATCTTGGGTGCTTTTTTATGTGGCTGTAAATGGAGAAAGGCGAAAG CACTACAGGGTTTCTTGGAGGGCCAGTCAGTTGCGGTAAAGAGGTTGTCAAGTAGTTCAGGGCAAGGGCTCGAAGAATTTGCAAATGAGATCACACTTATCGCCAAGCTCCAGCACAGGAATCTCGTCAGGCTCCTTGGTTACTGCattcaaaaagaagagaaaatattgATATATGAATATATGCCCAACAAAAGCTTGGATTATTATATATTTG ATTCAACCAAAGGAGCAGAATTAGACTGGGAAAAGCGCTTTCACATTGTGGAAGGAATTGCACAAGGGCTCCTCTATCTTCATAATTATTCTAGGTTAAAGGTCATCCACTGGGATCTCAAATCTAGTAACATCCTTTTGGACAGCGAAATGAACCCGAAAATATCGGACTTTGGCTTGGCTAGGACTTTTGGGCAGAATGAAAACCAAGCTAATACAAAAAGGGTCATGGGAACTTA TGGATACATGTCTCCTGAATATGCGATGAATGGTCTCTTCTCGGTGAAATCTGATGTTTTTAGCTTTGGAGTGATACTTTTAGAGATCATCACCGGGCTAAGGAGCACGGACTATTGCCATCAAGATGGCTCTGAAAATCTTCTTGCACAT AGTTGGGAGCTTTGGAGAGAAGGGAGATGCTCGGAACTGGCAAACCCCACAATAGGGGATATGCATCCTTTTGACGAAGTTCAAACGTGCATTCAGGTAGCACTCCTTTGCGTGCAAGATATAGCGGCAGATCGGCCCACCATGTCTGATGTTGTTTCGATGCTGAGATGCGAGATTTCGTCCCTACCAATCCCTAAAAAGCCTGCATTTTTGCCTGCAAGATCTGTGGGACGAGAAGATTTTCGCAAGCATGAGATTCATTCACTCAACAATCTTACGATGTCCATCATAGAATGCCGATAG
- the LOC109712370 gene encoding receptor-like serine/threonine-protein kinase SD1-8 isoform X3: MSAKRSTRNSLVLPLIFLSPFLFHYSYGSDSLFPGQSIRDGETLISAHGIYELGFFSPGDSTKRYVGIWYHKLPILTVVWVGNRENPISDSSGYITMDEQGNLKIMDGKGTSFLLGANNRSTNITSATLLDSGNLVLREMSSSGNDIVWQSFDHPTDNQLPGMKLTLSTSSISWRSTSDPRPGNFSFGIDPNGTDQLFLWNRTEVIWSVAVLNGVNFSLVQDATVTLPGDLDGYTFIHHWGSGYYYYTLADSSIITRGFTDHEGRHKQLAWLDGEENWVTFLVKPNEHPCEVPSSCGVNGLCSNDSSVMCTCLFGFEPNVNKHWDSRDYSDGCIRKVQSECMSNGDGFLKLRNIKLPIFSSKDRNLSLGIDDCKAWCTKNCSCNAYTSAYLNRTGCSFWFGDLYGLQAGADEVQDLFVRLAASELKKHSDSTKGAELDWEKRFHIVEGIAQGLLYLHNYSRLKVIHWDLKSSNILLDSEMNPKISDFGLARTFGQNENQANTKRVMGTYGYMSPEYAMNGLFSVKSDVFSFGVILLEIITGLRSTDYCHQDGSENLLAHSWELWREGRCSELANPTIGDMHPFDEVQTCIQVALLCVQDIAADRPTMSDVVSMLRCEISSLPIPKKPAFLPARSVGREDFRKHEIHSLNNLTMSIIECR, encoded by the exons ATGAGCGCCAAAAGAAGCACCCGTAATTCTCTAGTTCTCCCTCTCATCTTTCTGTCACCCTTCTTGTTTCACTATTCTTATGGTTCAGACTCTCTCTTCCCGGGCCAATCAATCCGGGATGGTGAAACCTTAATCTCTGCTCACGGGATTTATGAGTTGGGTTTCTTCAGTCCTGGCGATTCAACCAAGCGCTATGTCGGAATATGGTATCACAAGCTCCCTATCCTGACGGTGGTGTGGGTTGGCAATAGAGAAAACCCCATCTCGGATTCTTCTGGATATATTACCATGGATGAACAAGGAAACTTAAAGATCATGGATGGTAAAGGAACATCCTTTCTTCTGGGAGCAAATAATAGAAGCACCAACATCACAAGTGCTACCCTTTTAGACTCTGGTAATCTCGTTCTACGAGAGATGAGTTCTTCTGGAAATGATATAGTATGGCAGAGCTTTGACCATCCGACAGATAACCAACTTCCAGGTATGAAGCTTACTTTAAGCACCAGCAGCATTTCTTGGAGAAGCACTTCCGATCCCAGACCAGGAAACTTCTCCTTTGGAATTGACCCAAATGGCACAGATCAGCTCTTTTTATGGAATAGGACAGAGGTTATATGGAGCGTTGCAGTTTTGAATGGAGTGAACTTCAGCTTGGTGCAGGATGCAACCGTCACTCTCCCAGGTGATTTAGATGGCTATACTTTTATCCATCATTGGGGGAGTGGCTATTATTACTATACTCTTGCTGATAGTTCAATTATCACAAGGGGATTTACTGACCATGAAGGGCGACACAAGCAATTGGCTTGGTTGGATGGTGAGGAAAATTGGGTGACCTTTTTGGTTAAACCCAATGAGCATCCTTGTGAGGTCCCTAGCAGTTGCGGAGTTAATGGTCTATGTAGTAACGACTCATCGGTCATGTGTACTTGCTTATTCGGGTTTGAGCCCAATGTTAATAAACATTGGGACTCTCGAGATTATTCAGATGGGTGCATAAGAAAAGTACAATCAGAATGCATGAGTAATGGGGATGGATTCTTAAAGCTGAGGAATATAAAGCTGCCTATTTTCTCCTCAAAGGATCGAAATTTGAGTCTAGGTATTGATGACTGTAAAGCCTGGTGTACTAAGAATTGTTCATGTAATGCTTATACTTCAGCATATCTGAATAGGACCGGGTGTTCATTTTGGTTTGGGGACCTTTATGGCCTCCAAGCTGGTGCTGATGAAGTGCAAGATCTCTTCGTGCGGCTGGCGGCTTCAGAGCTAAAGAAACATTCAG ATTCAACCAAAGGAGCAGAATTAGACTGGGAAAAGCGCTTTCACATTGTGGAAGGAATTGCACAAGGGCTCCTCTATCTTCATAATTATTCTAGGTTAAAGGTCATCCACTGGGATCTCAAATCTAGTAACATCCTTTTGGACAGCGAAATGAACCCGAAAATATCGGACTTTGGCTTGGCTAGGACTTTTGGGCAGAATGAAAACCAAGCTAATACAAAAAGGGTCATGGGAACTTA TGGATACATGTCTCCTGAATATGCGATGAATGGTCTCTTCTCGGTGAAATCTGATGTTTTTAGCTTTGGAGTGATACTTTTAGAGATCATCACCGGGCTAAGGAGCACGGACTATTGCCATCAAGATGGCTCTGAAAATCTTCTTGCACAT AGTTGGGAGCTTTGGAGAGAAGGGAGATGCTCGGAACTGGCAAACCCCACAATAGGGGATATGCATCCTTTTGACGAAGTTCAAACGTGCATTCAGGTAGCACTCCTTTGCGTGCAAGATATAGCGGCAGATCGGCCCACCATGTCTGATGTTGTTTCGATGCTGAGATGCGAGATTTCGTCCCTACCAATCCCTAAAAAGCCTGCATTTTTGCCTGCAAGATCTGTGGGACGAGAAGATTTTCGCAAGCATGAGATTCATTCACTCAACAATCTTACGATGTCCATCATAGAATGCCGATAG